From one Peredibacter starrii genomic stretch:
- a CDS encoding tail fiber domain-containing protein, translating to MGTNGHLKKLFLSSLVVVIMLTSSAFAESLSYSGRLVNTNGSPVVGPVNLKFDIASTADTSTILCSQQIANVALTNGVFHVKLDLNCGASTLSQVLGAIVAPDSAAIRVTNETASKAYSFQSLHAVPSAQIAHGLSKLNANNNEVLTWTGSKWEPKPVTGATGGTVTDITAGSGLSGGTITNSGTIAIANGGVTDTHLAGNIARSKIANGTANYVLMNNGSGGMSEVAQLPLAQGGTGSSTAAGARTNLGLGDAAVATIGYGAGQVMPGEVPICLAHQKLQMNLGPTFWSCANDNDSLDATKLPLGGGTMSGAIDMGTSKIVNLGTPTLGTDAATKDYVDTKVGAAPGDNLGNHTATTNLAMGSNSITGVNKISVADGAWNSPSITFTSSPSSGLFHNGGILGFSAGGSLVMNLSSSAMNLNGSFAPYMRISGTNGESGPTYSFGGDSDTGMFSLSNNILGFTTGGVEKMRILATGEMAVGKTTAAGKLDVAGDIALDGKLKLRSDNTNFVELRAPAGLVGTLTYTFPASAGTSGYVLTTDGAGGLSWSQAATTATNVGGDLTGTIANAQIAAGAIYNADIANLTITYAKLNILDEEFPITKLSGTSDATKYLKGNKTWGTFLTDVLASPFATVTPSNTAIANGDTLQTVVNKTQGQINNLVTNSSNYLVKNGTDSITGTVTVNAATGALKIPTTPSGVDGTDAANVQYVKNYVGTFGQWTKTGSDLSYSAGNVGIGIASPWDQFMVYKANASTSASIVSDNTSTTAARYPSVAVKNFGGGGAGAIGNPTVELVNLRGNSSTTAPLKSGDSLGSISFHGSTNAVAAYKSGADIRAVASQDFTTTATGSSLIFATTANSTSVPADRMTITNAGDVAIGIAAPLARLHVKQAVDTTAGGLLISNTTAGGNTSIYVDSSHQTHIGGSVNSPDAIMIKNVNGNVGVGIAPLTRLHVGGGDSDLIIDGVTPISIHRSTSYPATPGMVVGGSAYVSEGSGTSTNFWPQQAGVFFYAGEVHSATNKGTGISLGTTSNGSTTAVERMTILPDGRVGIGTTAPTGGLTVNSSVPTSYSIISNRNSATGGQDWRWYSSSTGAPLGADSMCFGLGACLFILRADGNATLSGTLTQSSDIRFKRDITSIPYALDAITKLDGVNYYWKDESKGSDKQIGLIAQNVEKVFPEAVKTDKQGMKSVAYQNLVAPIINAIKEIRSWMLKSDEQTKSVNREIASLKAENAELKARDEKREREMAVLKAYLCHKDPRAPLCM from the coding sequence ATGGGAACCAACGGGCATTTAAAAAAACTTTTCTTAAGCAGCTTAGTTGTGGTCATCATGCTGACTAGTTCTGCATTCGCAGAATCTTTAAGCTATTCCGGAAGACTTGTTAATACCAATGGCTCTCCAGTTGTTGGACCAGTGAATTTAAAATTTGATATCGCAAGTACGGCCGATACTTCAACCATTCTTTGTTCGCAACAAATTGCAAACGTTGCTCTCACCAATGGTGTCTTCCATGTGAAGCTTGATTTGAATTGTGGAGCCTCGACATTGTCCCAAGTTCTAGGAGCTATTGTTGCACCAGATTCTGCGGCCATTCGAGTCACGAATGAAACTGCCAGCAAAGCTTACTCGTTTCAATCTCTTCATGCTGTTCCTTCTGCGCAAATCGCGCATGGCCTTTCAAAATTAAACGCCAACAATAATGAAGTTCTCACATGGACAGGTTCTAAATGGGAGCCGAAACCAGTGACAGGTGCAACTGGTGGTACAGTTACTGACATCACTGCTGGATCAGGTTTATCAGGCGGAACAATTACAAACTCTGGAACCATTGCAATTGCAAATGGTGGAGTGACTGATACTCATCTCGCTGGCAATATTGCCCGCTCAAAAATTGCTAACGGAACAGCAAACTATGTTCTGATGAATAATGGCTCTGGTGGCATGAGCGAAGTTGCTCAACTTCCACTTGCTCAAGGTGGTACTGGTTCTTCAACTGCAGCAGGTGCACGGACCAATCTTGGTCTAGGGGACGCGGCGGTTGCAACAATTGGTTATGGTGCTGGCCAAGTGATGCCGGGTGAAGTTCCGATTTGTCTTGCACACCAAAAACTACAAATGAATTTAGGACCAACATTTTGGTCTTGTGCGAATGATAATGATTCACTCGATGCCACAAAACTTCCTCTAGGTGGGGGAACGATGAGTGGTGCGATTGATATGGGAACAAGCAAGATTGTAAATCTTGGAACTCCAACTTTGGGAACCGATGCTGCAACTAAAGACTATGTTGATACGAAAGTAGGCGCAGCTCCTGGAGATAATCTAGGTAATCATACCGCCACGACCAATTTGGCGATGGGATCAAATAGCATCACAGGAGTGAATAAAATTTCTGTTGCTGATGGTGCTTGGAACTCACCGTCAATTACATTCACCAGTTCACCTTCAAGTGGTCTCTTTCACAACGGAGGCATTCTAGGATTTTCTGCTGGTGGAAGCCTTGTCATGAATCTGTCATCTTCAGCGATGAATCTTAACGGATCGTTTGCTCCTTATATGCGAATCAGTGGAACTAACGGAGAGTCGGGGCCGACTTATTCATTCGGCGGTGATTCTGATACGGGGATGTTTAGTCTTTCGAATAACATTCTTGGATTCACAACTGGTGGTGTGGAGAAGATGCGCATTCTCGCAACTGGTGAGATGGCCGTTGGTAAAACTACGGCCGCTGGAAAATTGGACGTCGCTGGAGACATCGCTCTTGATGGTAAATTAAAACTTCGTTCTGATAATACAAACTTTGTTGAATTAAGGGCCCCTGCCGGCCTAGTGGGAACTCTCACTTATACCTTTCCGGCAAGTGCAGGGACTTCTGGTTATGTCCTTACTACTGATGGAGCTGGGGGATTATCCTGGTCGCAGGCCGCAACAACGGCAACCAACGTGGGTGGTGACTTAACGGGCACGATTGCTAACGCACAAATTGCTGCCGGTGCGATTTACAATGCTGATATCGCAAATCTCACGATCACTTACGCGAAATTAAATATTTTAGATGAAGAATTTCCGATCACAAAATTATCCGGAACTTCAGATGCTACTAAATATTTAAAAGGAAATAAGACCTGGGGAACCTTCCTGACTGATGTTCTCGCATCTCCTTTTGCAACTGTTACTCCTTCTAATACTGCGATTGCAAATGGCGACACTCTTCAAACCGTAGTGAATAAGACCCAGGGACAAATTAATAATCTTGTAACAAATAGCTCTAACTATTTAGTGAAGAACGGAACAGATTCTATTACGGGAACGGTAACTGTGAATGCCGCCACTGGTGCTTTAAAAATTCCAACAACTCCATCGGGAGTAGATGGAACAGACGCTGCCAACGTACAATATGTAAAAAACTATGTCGGAACTTTTGGCCAATGGACTAAAACCGGTTCAGACCTTTCTTATAGTGCAGGTAACGTCGGTATCGGTATTGCTTCACCTTGGGATCAATTCATGGTCTATAAAGCGAACGCCTCAACATCGGCAAGTATTGTTTCAGATAACACTTCAACAACTGCTGCCCGTTATCCTTCTGTGGCGGTTAAAAATTTTGGTGGAGGTGGTGCAGGTGCAATTGGTAATCCGACAGTTGAATTAGTAAACTTGCGCGGTAATTCTAGTACGACTGCCCCTCTGAAAAGTGGTGATTCTCTTGGATCAATATCTTTTCATGGTTCAACCAATGCGGTCGCTGCCTACAAATCAGGTGCAGACATCCGAGCAGTTGCTTCGCAGGACTTTACTACCACGGCAACAGGATCATCATTAATTTTTGCCACTACGGCCAATTCAACCTCTGTTCCAGCAGACCGTATGACAATTACCAATGCTGGTGATGTTGCTATTGGTATCGCAGCTCCTTTGGCCCGATTGCATGTTAAGCAGGCCGTCGACACTACAGCGGGTGGATTACTTATCTCGAATACTACTGCCGGAGGAAATACTTCAATCTATGTAGATTCTTCCCATCAGACTCATATTGGCGGTTCAGTCAATTCTCCAGATGCCATCATGATCAAAAACGTAAACGGGAACGTCGGCGTAGGTATTGCACCTCTGACCAGACTCCATGTCGGTGGTGGCGACAGCGATTTAATTATCGACGGTGTAACACCCATTTCAATTCATCGATCTACTTCATATCCCGCAACTCCGGGGATGGTTGTTGGTGGTTCGGCCTATGTTTCAGAGGGAAGTGGAACTTCAACAAATTTCTGGCCACAACAGGCAGGAGTGTTTTTTTATGCGGGTGAAGTTCATTCTGCTACAAATAAAGGCACAGGAATTTCATTAGGTACAACATCGAATGGATCAACTACAGCAGTAGAACGCATGACAATTTTACCAGATGGTAGAGTTGGAATCGGAACAACAGCTCCTACGGGCGGTCTTACTGTGAATTCAAGTGTGCCAACCTCTTATTCAATTATTTCAAATAGAAATTCCGCTACTGGTGGACAAGACTGGCGATGGTATTCTTCATCTACTGGAGCTCCATTGGGAGCTGACTCGATGTGCTTCGGCTTAGGAGCATGTCTATTCATTCTTAGGGCCGACGGGAATGCGACACTTTCTGGAACGCTGACACAATCTTCTGATATTCGATTTAAGCGTGATATCACTTCAATTCCTTATGCTCTCGACGCTATTACAAAGCTTGATGGTGTAAATTATTACTGGAAAGATGAGAGCAAGGGTTCTGATAAACAAATTGGTTTAATTGCTCAAAACGTTGAAAAGGTTTTTCCTGAGGCCGTTAAAACAGACAAGCAGGGTATGAAGTCTGTGGCCTATCAAAACTTGGTAGCACCGATTATTAATGCAATTAAAGAAATTAGGTCCTGGATGCTTAAATCTGATGAGCAAACAAAGAGCGTAAATCGCGAGATTGCTTCGCTTAAGGCAGAGAATGCTGAGCTAAAAGCACGAGATGAAAAACGAGAGAGAGAGATGGCCGTTCTTAAGGCCTATCTTTGCCATAAAGATCCCCGGGCTCCACTTTGTATGTAA
- a CDS encoding tail fiber domain-containing protein, translated as MSFNIVSIFVVAAVLLTGCQDNSLLQGNITVSFQETKPSISNVKIQNDQLIVSGSNLSKVTTAKIEGGTNHVFTIESKSDNKIVLNAKSALTFLVGQSLNLIISSANASATFPISFELQNGQVTAAKLHHMGASAGQFLRFNGTSWVPSAVTTNQVYVGTYDAGTDTPNLSSGVAAAGTYYIVTVAGTQDLGSGSTNYNVGDWVISDGTNWSKVAVGTNTVSNFNGRTGAVVPLSGDYSWSMLTKAAGKLTGSKLSEIADVDVTGIQDQDILQWNSGTSKWEVTSVPAPVITAGSISNTQIANSAIDSSKIVDGSIGNADISATAAIDQSKINNLTTDLSNKEPKITAGTAAQYWSGTKTWQNLNSAVLGSTLTGFSSTTGAVSAADSVLSAFNKLTGNIGVVAASQGNYVLKAGDTMSGALAMGGNKITGLGTPTAASDAATMAYVDSKVGAGSQWTTVGSDIHYSTGNVGIGTGSPAYLLDLRDTSSNGSKFHISAAGDTGLYMSANNSGGGTLSQGAASTGPTWVAKSTGSSIISFAPTGDLSFFATSGLTVGNTFTPFERMRINATGDVGIGTTTPNEKLTVAGNIAVTGAVRLKSDNLNYVELQAPNGLGSTLNFRLPASVGTSGQALITDGSGNLSWSTVSGGAPADGSIGYAKLNLADGDIPLAKLAGTSDATKYLKGDKSWGTFITDVLASTFATVTPSNTAIANGDSLLTVVNKTQGQINNLASNTLNKTGADTVTGTMTIDAATGALKIPTTPSGADLTDAANVQFVQNYVGTYGQWIKNVNDISYSAGKVGVGTTSPVGQLTIQNSILGTSSATASFTTPRQLLVNDAPTSSGGRHVSASILTQPSPTASGTAQYTSLMTDFIIPASSTFNMQQTRSIHALVANNGSGNITGQTGAIVAAMHNGPGLVGTQMGGSFTATSAAGTINNQYGVNAVSSHGTGTLLTSQWGSRGASAVTNGSVTFQYGVDANATISLTSSATQQFGVKSVASNATTSTLPDQWGTYSTAVNSDAGTVTQGKGVYGQAYNNSSGVITNAYGVHGEVWNNNAAGTITTGYALYGNVQNPGSGTITNGYGLYLGNIEATNKWSVYANDPTSPSYFAGSVGIGTNAPGSKLVVSENAPTAPVAFGGRQLHIIGADGANAGIQIDGHGTNAGTRPVISFRQARGTGAIPTPTMTNDVLGSFGWWGRSASGYSPTQRAELRVDATEDWTDTAQGTAMIFKTTQNGSITNNERMRIDNNGNVGIGTTAPQASLEVSSAGNSIINNSISDDTKYTAFRLFTLRGNSLETMGSSNPSLGNKGWEFGANGNSYPTVALRNVLTMNYWSGTAWITPMAILPTGDVGIGTTAPGYKLHVNGSVAGVGAYNALSDRRYKKDFEKIPDALERVVALNGFYYKWRQSEHPDLQFEKGRDMGVIAQEVQKLFPEAVSTDKKSGIMSVAYSKLIAPIIEAIKELFNQSQKHEREIASLKEENRLLKESLCEINPKAKICNVTKAKPDSGY; from the coding sequence ATGAGTTTCAATATTGTCTCTATTTTTGTCGTAGCTGCAGTTTTACTGACGGGATGTCAGGATAATTCGCTATTACAAGGCAACATCACCGTAAGCTTTCAAGAAACGAAACCTTCAATCAGTAATGTGAAAATTCAGAACGATCAATTGATTGTAAGTGGAAGTAATTTAAGTAAAGTGACTACTGCTAAAATTGAAGGTGGCACTAATCACGTTTTTACCATCGAATCAAAGAGTGATAACAAAATTGTTCTAAACGCCAAGAGTGCACTAACATTTTTGGTTGGGCAGTCACTCAATCTTATTATTTCTTCTGCTAATGCGAGTGCAACTTTTCCAATTTCTTTTGAACTTCAAAATGGACAAGTGACCGCGGCCAAACTTCACCACATGGGTGCGAGTGCAGGGCAGTTCTTACGTTTTAATGGAACGAGTTGGGTTCCTTCTGCAGTTACGACAAACCAAGTTTATGTGGGAACCTATGATGCAGGTACTGATACTCCGAACTTATCATCTGGAGTTGCTGCTGCAGGTACTTACTACATTGTTACAGTGGCCGGAACTCAGGATTTAGGTTCTGGTTCAACAAATTACAATGTAGGAGACTGGGTCATCTCGGACGGGACTAACTGGAGCAAGGTCGCAGTTGGAACAAATACTGTTTCTAACTTCAATGGAAGAACAGGAGCAGTCGTTCCTCTTTCAGGTGACTATTCCTGGAGCATGCTTACAAAGGCCGCAGGAAAACTCACTGGTTCGAAATTATCTGAAATTGCTGATGTTGATGTGACAGGAATTCAAGACCAAGATATTCTTCAATGGAATTCTGGAACGTCGAAGTGGGAAGTAACATCAGTTCCGGCCCCGGTGATTACTGCCGGCTCTATTTCAAATACCCAAATCGCAAATAGTGCGATTGATTCTTCTAAGATTGTTGACGGATCAATTGGTAATGCAGATATCTCCGCGACTGCGGCGATTGATCAGTCAAAGATCAATAATCTTACTACTGATCTAAGTAATAAAGAGCCGAAGATCACTGCGGGCACCGCTGCTCAATATTGGAGCGGGACAAAGACGTGGCAGAATTTAAACTCCGCCGTTCTTGGTTCAACACTAACAGGTTTTAGTTCAACAACTGGTGCAGTATCAGCAGCAGATTCTGTACTTTCTGCCTTTAATAAATTAACTGGCAATATTGGTGTAGTCGCAGCTTCACAAGGAAACTATGTTCTAAAAGCAGGGGACACCATGAGTGGTGCACTTGCGATGGGCGGAAATAAAATCACGGGTCTCGGAACACCGACAGCAGCGAGTGATGCTGCGACGATGGCCTATGTTGATTCAAAAGTTGGTGCTGGTTCTCAGTGGACTACGGTGGGTTCAGACATTCATTACTCAACTGGTAATGTGGGGATTGGAACGGGAAGTCCTGCATACCTTTTGGACCTGAGAGACACCTCAAGTAATGGATCAAAATTTCACATTTCTGCGGCCGGGGACACAGGCCTATATATGTCTGCCAATAACTCTGGTGGCGGTACACTATCTCAAGGAGCGGCGAGTACAGGTCCTACTTGGGTGGCCAAATCGACGGGGTCTTCGATTATCAGTTTTGCTCCAACTGGAGATCTTTCTTTCTTTGCGACCTCTGGTCTGACAGTTGGAAATACTTTTACACCTTTTGAAAGAATGCGCATTAATGCTACAGGTGATGTCGGCATTGGAACCACAACACCAAATGAAAAGCTCACTGTTGCAGGTAACATCGCTGTCACAGGTGCTGTACGTTTAAAATCTGATAATTTGAATTATGTTGAACTCCAAGCACCTAATGGTCTGGGTAGTACTTTAAATTTCAGACTGCCGGCCAGTGTCGGAACTTCAGGTCAAGCTCTGATCACTGATGGATCAGGGAATCTTTCATGGTCAACAGTTTCAGGTGGGGCACCTGCGGATGGTTCAATTGGATATGCTAAATTAAATCTTGCGGATGGTGATATTCCTCTCGCGAAACTTGCAGGTACAAGTGATGCCACAAAGTATTTGAAAGGGGACAAGAGTTGGGGAACATTTATCACGGATGTTCTTGCATCAACTTTTGCAACGGTCACTCCGAGTAATACGGCGATCGCCAATGGTGATTCTCTTCTTACAGTAGTTAATAAAACTCAAGGTCAAATTAACAATCTGGCCTCGAACACTCTTAATAAAACAGGCGCTGATACAGTCACTGGTACCATGACAATTGATGCGGCCACTGGTGCTTTAAAAATTCCAACGACTCCATCAGGTGCAGATCTCACAGATGCGGCCAACGTTCAGTTTGTTCAAAACTATGTCGGGACCTATGGCCAGTGGATCAAAAACGTAAATGATATTAGTTATTCGGCCGGGAAGGTGGGAGTTGGGACTACGTCACCGGTTGGCCAGCTTACGATTCAAAACTCGATTCTTGGCACATCATCTGCAACCGCTTCATTCACTACACCGAGACAACTTTTGGTGAACGATGCTCCCACAAGCAGTGGCGGAAGACACGTTAGCGCGAGTATTTTAACTCAACCTTCTCCTACTGCTTCAGGTACCGCTCAATACACAAGCTTGATGACTGATTTTATTATTCCGGCGTCATCAACCTTTAATATGCAGCAAACTAGATCGATACATGCGCTGGTTGCTAATAATGGCTCAGGAAATATAACGGGCCAGACTGGCGCTATAGTGGCTGCTATGCATAACGGTCCAGGATTGGTCGGTACACAGATGGGAGGAAGTTTCACGGCCACATCAGCTGCGGGAACTATTAATAACCAATACGGAGTGAATGCAGTTTCTAGCCACGGAACCGGCACTCTATTAACTTCCCAGTGGGGAAGTAGAGGCGCTTCTGCTGTAACGAATGGCTCGGTCACGTTTCAGTATGGGGTGGATGCTAACGCTACAATTTCTTTAACTTCGTCAGCTACTCAACAGTTTGGTGTTAAGTCAGTTGCGAGTAATGCAACCACATCGACTCTACCAGATCAGTGGGGAACTTATTCAACTGCCGTTAATTCTGATGCAGGTACTGTAACTCAAGGTAAAGGGGTGTATGGGCAGGCCTATAATAATAGTAGCGGTGTTATTACCAATGCCTACGGAGTACATGGAGAAGTTTGGAATAACAATGCTGCAGGAACAATCACAACTGGCTATGCGCTATATGGTAACGTTCAAAACCCCGGTAGTGGAACAATCACGAATGGATATGGGTTATACCTTGGAAATATAGAAGCAACAAATAAATGGTCTGTGTATGCAAATGATCCAACTTCTCCGAGCTATTTTGCAGGCAGTGTAGGAATTGGTACGAACGCTCCAGGCTCAAAATTAGTTGTGAGTGAAAATGCTCCAACCGCTCCCGTGGCCTTTGGTGGAAGACAGTTACATATTATTGGTGCAGATGGTGCCAATGCAGGAATTCAAATTGACGGTCATGGAACAAATGCGGGTACCAGACCTGTGATTTCATTTCGTCAGGCACGAGGTACCGGCGCAATTCCTACTCCTACAATGACTAACGATGTATTAGGAAGTTTTGGATGGTGGGGAAGATCGGCGAGTGGTTATTCACCTACTCAAAGAGCAGAACTTAGAGTAGACGCCACGGAAGATTGGACTGATACTGCCCAAGGTACGGCCATGATTTTTAAAACAACTCAAAACGGAAGTATCACCAATAATGAAAGAATGCGTATTGATAACAACGGTAATGTTGGTATTGGAACTACAGCTCCTCAAGCCTCACTAGAAGTGAGTTCTGCCGGAAACAGTATTATTAATAACTCTATCTCTGATGATACAAAATACACGGCCTTCAGATTGTTTACGTTAAGAGGAAATTCTCTTGAAACAATGGGCTCTTCAAATCCAAGTTTAGGAAATAAAGGTTGGGAATTTGGCGCCAATGGAAATAGTTACCCAACGGTCGCCCTACGAAACGTCCTAACCATGAATTATTGGAGTGGGACCGCTTGGATTACACCGATGGCGATTCTTCCTACTGGTGATGTTGGGATTGGAACAACTGCTCCTGGTTACAAACTTCATGTGAATGGATCTGTTGCTGGCGTGGGTGCCTACAACGCTCTCTCTGATCGCCGCTACAAAAAAGACTTCGAGAAAATTCCTGATGCTCTTGAAAGAGTAGTGGCCCTCAATGGTTTCTATTATAAATGGCGCCAATCGGAGCATCCTGATTTGCAGTTCGAGAAAGGTAGAGATATGGGTGTGATCGCTCAGGAAGTTCAGAAGTTATTTCCTGAAGCCGTGAGTACTGATAAAAAATCCGGCATCATGTCTGTGGCCTATTCAAAATTAATCGCACCTATCATTGAAGCGATCAAAGAACTCTTCAATCAATCTCAAAAGCATGAGAGAGAAATTGCTTCGCTTAAAGAAGAGAACCGTCTCCTTAAAGAATCTCTATGTGAGATCAATCCAAAAGCGAAAATTTGTAATGTTACAAAAGCTAAGCCTGATTCCGGGTACTAA